The following proteins come from a genomic window of Limosilactobacillus reuteri:
- a CDS encoding FMN-binding protein translates to MDNKMREIDKNQYIGSGFSAYGGELEALLTYQDDKIQDLQVIKHHESEMGQWVLDELPGKIIAANSADVDGITGASATSRAIKETTRDALQQARQN, encoded by the coding sequence ATGGATAATAAAATGAGAGAAATAGACAAAAATCAATATATTGGAAGTGGCTTTAGTGCTTATGGCGGTGAATTAGAAGCATTATTAACCTACCAAGATGATAAGATTCAAGATTTACAAGTAATCAAACATCATGAATCTGAAATGGGTCAATGGGTTTTAGATGAACTTCCCGGTAAAATTATTGCGGCTAATAGTGCAGATGTGGATGGCATTACTGGGGCCAGTGCAACAAGCCGTGCAATTAAAGAAACAACTAGGGATGCACTGCAACAGGCACGACAAAATTAA